The Methanobacterium sp. BAmetb5 genome includes a region encoding these proteins:
- the ribH gene encoding 6,7-dimethyl-8-ribityllumazine synthase, whose product MVKVRIGAVVAEFNYDITHMMLELAKEHAKFLDSEITEVITVPGVFDMPLAIKKLLQQDNIDAVVTLGAVIEGATSHDEIVVQHASRKIADLALDYDKPVGLGITGPGMTRLEAHQRVDYAKRAVEAVVKMTDRLK is encoded by the coding sequence ATGGTAAAAGTTAGAATAGGGGCCGTAGTAGCAGAATTTAATTATGACATCACTCATATGATGTTAGAATTAGCTAAAGAGCATGCTAAATTTTTAGACTCTGAAATCACAGAAGTAATAACCGTTCCGGGGGTTTTTGATATGCCTTTGGCCATTAAGAAACTCCTGCAACAGGATAATATTGATGCCGTGGTCACCTTAGGGGCAGTAATTGAAGGTGCCACCTCCCACGATGAAATCGTGGTTCAACATGCTTCCCGTAAGATAGCAGACCTGGCTTTGGATTATGATAAACCAGTGGGACTGGGAATCACCGGCCCAGGCATGACTCGCCTGGAAGCCCATCAGAGGGTTGACTATGCCAAACGTGCAGTGGAAGCCGTGGTCAAAATGACGGACCGGCTCAAATAG
- the purE gene encoding 5-(carboxyamino)imidazole ribonucleotide mutase, producing MEPKVMIILGSASDFKIAEKATAILEKLEIYYDLRVASAHRTHEKVKKIVTSAAKNGVQVFIGIAGLSAHLPGIIAGITHKPVIGVPVDVKVAGLDALFASVQMPLGAPVATVGVDRGENAAILAAQIIGIHDAGVREKLASFRRDFYSKIAEDEEKLFLQMNGKYYSKIEPSSVEEVTNEDSHGEKGINTHPGKIRDGIFPPQVAVISGSYSDIKVAKKTTMFLDKLNITYDSSVVSPVRSPDKFENFLKRNRDAQLFIAISGLSAHVTGAVVAYTEKPVIGVPCAIKMEGMDALLSMVNMPPGVPVATMGVDSGGNAAILAAEMLGIGDKVIKKDLLRFKGNINCKR from the coding sequence ATGGAACCAAAGGTTATGATCATACTGGGTAGTGCTTCAGATTTTAAAATTGCGGAGAAGGCCACTGCCATTCTGGAAAAATTGGAAATATACTACGATCTCCGGGTGGCCTCGGCGCACCGTACCCATGAAAAGGTTAAAAAAATAGTTACCAGTGCAGCGAAAAATGGAGTGCAAGTATTTATAGGGATAGCAGGATTATCAGCCCATCTTCCGGGCATAATCGCAGGAATCACGCATAAACCGGTTATCGGGGTCCCGGTTGATGTTAAAGTAGCCGGGTTGGACGCTCTTTTTGCTTCGGTCCAGATGCCACTAGGTGCCCCGGTAGCAACTGTAGGAGTGGACAGGGGTGAAAACGCAGCCATACTGGCTGCTCAAATAATTGGCATTCATGATGCTGGTGTTCGGGAAAAACTGGCATCTTTTCGTCGGGATTTTTATTCAAAGATAGCAGAAGATGAGGAAAAACTATTTCTCCAGATGAATGGGAAATACTACTCTAAAATAGAACCGAGTTCAGTAGAAGAAGTAACCAATGAAGATTCTCATGGTGAAAAGGGAATAAACACCCATCCAGGTAAGATACGGGACGGTATTTTTCCTCCTCAGGTGGCAGTTATATCGGGAAGTTACAGTGATATTAAAGTGGCTAAAAAAACCACCATGTTCCTGGATAAACTAAACATCACTTATGACTCTTCAGTGGTATCACCAGTCAGATCTCCGGATAAGTTTGAGAATTTTCTTAAAAGAAACAGGGATGCCCAGCTATTTATTGCCATTTCTGGCCTATCCGCCCATGTAACTGGAGCGGTGGTGGCCTATACTGAAAAACCAGTTATAGGGGTTCCATGTGCCATTAAGATGGAAGGAATGGATGCATTACTCTCCATGGTAAACATGCCTCCAGGAGTTCCAGTAGCCACTATGGGTGTGGATTCTGGGGGTAATGCCGCTATACTTGCCGCTGAAATGCTGGGTATAGGAGATAAGGTTATAAAAAAAGACCTTCTACGTTTCAAGGGCAATATTAACTGTAAAAGATAA
- the mmp11 gene encoding methanogenesis marker protein 11, with product MEILTPGDLKDKFQDPWIAPYEKVITMVDDQLVEIVEYHPCISGSQWMIYQYQHSSDIVLNAKRDGNKHTFLVKVGKSNLSLKPSLHAAGIEEVSVDDDEVKVVHAGLAGAGVGAAMCRGMAQGVKRVELQDVGGGSKVGRATVVTPKMEKIVIGVDDTDTKDEGATWTLAHNIGAELARQGYNYLDHVTVQLYPHNPNKTQNCVAIALVFAVNPGEKDALVQKVVGLLKEKTLSDKTAIAVLKGLNVPDELREYGKAAKMSMLTVEEAEKVAKNAGVELVEVTGSQGKIGALAALGVYNDIEEAVKVYY from the coding sequence ATGGAAATACTCACCCCCGGAGATTTAAAGGATAAATTTCAAGATCCATGGATTGCACCCTACGAAAAAGTAATAACCATGGTGGATGACCAGCTGGTGGAGATTGTGGAGTACCATCCCTGTATCTCGGGATCCCAGTGGATGATTTACCAGTACCAGCACAGCAGTGACATAGTATTGAATGCTAAAAGAGATGGGAATAAGCATACCTTCCTGGTTAAAGTTGGAAAATCTAATTTAAGCCTAAAACCCAGTTTACATGCGGCGGGGATTGAAGAAGTCTCTGTGGATGATGATGAAGTGAAGGTTGTCCATGCGGGATTGGCTGGAGCCGGTGTGGGTGCTGCCATGTGTCGGGGAATGGCCCAAGGTGTAAAAAGGGTAGAACTTCAGGATGTAGGGGGAGGGTCCAAGGTGGGAAGAGCAACCGTGGTCACCCCCAAAATGGAGAAGATAGTCATTGGCGTTGATGACACTGACACCAAAGATGAAGGTGCTACCTGGACTTTAGCCCATAATATTGGTGCAGAACTTGCCAGGCAGGGCTATAATTATCTTGACCATGTCACGGTACAGCTGTATCCACACAATCCCAATAAAACCCAGAATTGTGTGGCTATTGCCCTGGTTTTCGCAGTGAACCCGGGAGAAAAGGATGCCCTGGTTCAGAAGGTGGTTGGTTTACTCAAGGAAAAAACTTTATCTGATAAAACAGCCATTGCTGTTCTTAAAGGTCTTAATGTTCCTGATGAGCTGCGAGAGTATGGAAAAGCTGCTAAAATGTCCATGTTAACTGTGGAAGAAGCTGAAAAAGTAGCAAAAAATGCAGGGGTGGAACTGGTAGAAGTCACTGGTTCCCAGGGAAAAATAGGAGCATTAGCTGCTCTGGGTGTTTACAACGATATTGAAGAGGCAGTGAAGGTTTACTACTGA
- a CDS encoding UbiD family decarboxylase has protein sequence MREFLKTLEKDYNTLKINEEVSVNLEAVEFMKKNPKDTIVMENIRESDIKVVSGLCNTREKIARALNTDVPGITQRIMEAISNPLPIGECKSVQDTFTVSEAADLSKLPILTYYPRDGGPYITSGVIIAKDPETGVRNASIHRMLVLGKDKLTARIVPRHLYTYHQRAEALDQPLELAIAIGLHPATLLATTTSVPINVDELEVANNFHQGKMNLVKCETVDIEVPECEILLEGRMMPHERAEEGPFVDLTDTYDVVRMEPVIELDRMHYRHDSMYHAIMPAGFEHKLLQGLPQEPRIFSSVQNTVPTVKNVALTEGGCCWLHAAVSIQKQTQGDGKNVIMAALAAHPSLKHCVVVDEDVDIFDAEDVEYAIATRVKGDEDILIVPGARGSSLDPCAKSDGTTTKVGVDATKPLDKLEKFERVSFSN, from the coding sequence ATGCGAGAATTTTTAAAGACTCTTGAAAAAGATTACAATACCCTTAAAATTAATGAAGAAGTTTCAGTTAACCTTGAAGCTGTTGAATTCATGAAAAAAAATCCTAAAGATACTATTGTAATGGAAAATATTCGGGAATCGGATATTAAAGTAGTATCCGGTCTGTGCAATACCCGGGAAAAAATAGCCCGGGCTTTAAATACTGATGTCCCGGGAATCACCCAGAGAATAATGGAGGCTATCAGTAACCCCTTACCCATTGGGGAATGCAAAAGTGTGCAGGATACATTCACGGTATCCGAAGCTGCGGATCTATCTAAACTCCCAATATTGACCTACTATCCTCGTGATGGGGGGCCCTACATTACCTCGGGAGTGATTATTGCCAAGGACCCAGAAACTGGAGTGCGGAATGCTTCCATCCACCGTATGCTGGTCCTGGGAAAAGACAAGTTAACGGCTCGCATTGTCCCACGACACCTTTACACCTACCACCAGAGGGCAGAAGCCCTTGACCAACCATTGGAACTGGCTATAGCCATTGGATTGCACCCGGCCACCCTTCTGGCCACTACCACTTCCGTACCTATCAATGTGGACGAACTGGAAGTGGCTAACAACTTCCACCAGGGCAAAATGAATCTTGTAAAATGTGAAACTGTGGATATAGAGGTTCCGGAATGTGAAATTCTACTGGAAGGAAGGATGATGCCCCATGAACGCGCGGAAGAAGGCCCATTTGTGGACTTAACTGATACCTATGATGTGGTACGAATGGAACCGGTAATTGAACTGGACAGGATGCATTATCGCCATGATTCAATGTACCACGCCATAATGCCGGCTGGATTCGAACATAAACTCCTGCAGGGCCTTCCTCAAGAGCCAAGGATTTTCAGTTCAGTCCAAAACACCGTACCCACAGTCAAAAACGTGGCCCTCACTGAAGGGGGATGTTGCTGGCTACATGCAGCAGTATCTATCCAGAAACAAACCCAGGGTGATGGTAAAAACGTTATAATGGCTGCTCTTGCAGCTCACCCCTCCTTAAAGCACTGTGTGGTTGTGGATGAGGATGTGGATATATTCGATGCCGAAGATGTGGAATATGCCATTGCCACCAGGGTGAAGGGGGATGAAGATATCCTCATTGTCCCTGGAGCACGGGGTTCGTCTCTGGATCCCTGTGCCAAATCCGATGGAACCACCACCAAGGTGGGGGTGGATGCCACCAAACCCCTGGATAAACTGGAAAAATTTGAGAGGGTCAGTTTTTCCAATTAA
- the amrS gene encoding AmmeMemoRadiSam system radical SAM enzyme, with protein MKMEAMLYEKLDGVLNCQVCNKRCVISNGKTGFCNMRRNEEGVMYSLNYAAVSSMAVDPIEKKPLFHFYPGSLSFSLGSVGCNFRCPYCQNWSISQASLEEIGVRDILPEEAINMARANHCKSISWTYNEPTMWFEYTYDSAKLAQKNDLKTVYVTNGYMSSESLDIIAPYLDAANVDLKGMSDKFYTELCQAHLDPVLENIQTMHEEGIHIEITNLVIPGYNDSEEDLQALVKFVAEVDVNIPLHFTRFYPHYHLGNVQPTPVGTLDKAQKMAKEAGLKYVYMGNVPGSNGENTHCPDCGELLIERNGFTVESDKLKKEKKCPTCGTKIHIVS; from the coding sequence ATTAAAATGGAAGCAATGCTTTATGAAAAATTGGATGGAGTATTGAACTGCCAGGTATGTAATAAACGCTGCGTTATCTCTAATGGTAAAACTGGTTTTTGCAATATGCGCCGTAATGAAGAAGGTGTGATGTACAGTTTGAATTATGCTGCAGTTTCTTCCATGGCCGTGGACCCCATTGAAAAAAAGCCCCTATTCCACTTCTATCCTGGTAGCTTATCCTTCAGCCTTGGAAGCGTGGGGTGCAATTTTCGCTGCCCATACTGTCAGAACTGGTCCATATCCCAGGCCAGCCTAGAGGAAATTGGAGTCAGGGACATTCTGCCGGAAGAAGCCATAAATATGGCCCGGGCCAACCACTGTAAGTCCATTTCCTGGACCTACAACGAACCCACCATGTGGTTTGAATACACCTATGACTCGGCTAAACTGGCTCAAAAAAATGATCTGAAAACTGTTTACGTTACCAATGGTTATATGAGTTCAGAAAGCCTGGATATCATCGCTCCCTATCTGGATGCAGCCAATGTTGATTTGAAGGGGATGTCTGATAAATTCTACACTGAACTGTGTCAGGCCCATCTGGATCCTGTGCTGGAAAACATCCAGACCATGCACGAAGAGGGCATCCACATTGAGATCACCAATCTGGTGATACCCGGATACAATGATTCTGAAGAAGACCTCCAGGCTCTGGTGAAGTTTGTGGCTGAGGTAGATGTAAACATTCCCCTGCACTTCACCCGTTTCTATCCCCATTACCATTTGGGCAATGTACAACCTACCCCAGTGGGAACTCTGGATAAAGCCCAAAAAATGGCTAAAGAAGCCGGACTAAAGTATGTTTATATGGGAAATGTTCCGGGAAGTAATGGGGAGAACACCCACTGCCCAGATTGTGGAGAACTGCTCATAGAGAGGAATGGATTCACCGTTGAATCTGATAAACTTAAAAAAGAGAAGAAATGTCCCACTTGCGGGACAAAAATCCATATTGTTTCCTAG
- a CDS encoding Zn-ribbon domain-containing OB-fold protein, producing MKDIVRGWRHISQRYNLIGSKCLQCGEAFFPMRVICPECRRKGQLEPIKFSGNGKIMSYSVIHTPTDEFKNISPYAVAIIELEEGAKITSQIVDCNPDNIEIGQEVELVFRKIREEGDEGVISYGYKFKLKQ from the coding sequence ATGAAAGATATTGTAAGAGGCTGGCGTCACATCTCCCAAAGGTATAATCTCATTGGATCAAAATGTTTACAATGCGGTGAGGCATTTTTCCCCATGAGGGTTATCTGCCCAGAATGCCGGAGGAAAGGACAATTAGAACCTATAAAATTCAGTGGAAATGGGAAAATAATGAGTTATTCTGTTATACACACCCCCACCGATGAATTTAAAAACATATCCCCATATGCGGTGGCTATTATTGAATTAGAAGAAGGAGCTAAAATCACCAGTCAAATAGTGGATTGTAACCCTGATAATATTGAAATAGGGCAGGAAGTAGAACTGGTATTCCGGAAAATCCGTGAAGAAGGCGATGAAGGAGTAATCTCCTATGGCTACAAATTCAAACTCAAACAGTAA
- a CDS encoding aminotransferase class V-fold PLP-dependent enzyme, whose translation MKTADVRRDIPLLEEVIYLDAASTTPTPRPVVEAMNDYFYNYNANTGRGAYRIAAKATQKMEEARTKMANFVNSEPDEIILTKNTTEAINLVAHSLKIGKGDNIVVPNIEHHSNLTPWINLKRQGVELRMVNADEHGIVHLDAVDKAVDENTRLVTITHISNAIGSVQPVEEIGEITEDRGSLYLIDAAQSVGHFKVDVKKLKADFVAFPGHKALLGPVGTGFLYCGKDSQDELEPLLLGGGTVENVTVDNFNLAEAPACFEGGTQNIAGFIGLGAAIDYLERIGLSKLEKHGKKLTEALYQGIQDVENVTLYGSPENIYGIVSFNIDNINPHDVAKILDETRSICVRSGFHCAIPSIKHIGAYELDGTVRASMHYYNTLEEIDALVDTIKKISKLGDN comes from the coding sequence ATGAAAACCGCTGATGTTAGAAGGGATATTCCGTTACTGGAAGAGGTAATCTATCTAGATGCTGCAAGCACCACCCCTACTCCCCGACCAGTGGTGGAAGCCATGAATGATTATTTCTACAATTACAATGCCAATACAGGCCGAGGTGCTTATAGGATAGCAGCTAAGGCCACCCAAAAGATGGAAGAAGCCCGGACCAAGATGGCCAACTTCGTGAATTCAGAACCGGACGAGATCATACTCACTAAAAACACCACCGAAGCCATTAACCTGGTGGCCCATAGCCTGAAGATAGGGAAGGGGGATAACATTGTGGTTCCCAACATTGAACACCACTCCAATCTGACCCCCTGGATCAATTTAAAACGCCAGGGAGTGGAACTGAGGATGGTCAATGCTGATGAACATGGAATTGTTCACCTGGATGCAGTTGATAAGGCCGTGGATGAAAACACCCGACTGGTAACCATCACCCATATCAGCAATGCAATTGGTTCCGTGCAACCAGTGGAGGAGATAGGGGAAATCACGGAGGACAGGGGATCACTTTACCTTATTGATGCCGCCCAATCTGTAGGTCACTTTAAAGTTGATGTTAAGAAGTTAAAAGCAGACTTTGTGGCTTTCCCTGGACACAAAGCACTACTGGGTCCAGTGGGTACGGGGTTTCTATACTGTGGGAAAGATTCACAGGATGAACTGGAACCCCTACTCCTGGGAGGGGGCACAGTAGAAAACGTTACAGTTGATAATTTCAATTTAGCCGAGGCTCCAGCCTGTTTTGAGGGAGGGACTCAGAATATAGCGGGTTTCATTGGTCTGGGTGCAGCCATAGATTATTTGGAAAGAATAGGATTATCCAAACTGGAAAAACATGGTAAGAAACTTACGGAGGCCTTGTACCAGGGGATACAGGATGTGGAAAATGTCACCCTTTACGGCAGTCCAGAAAATATTTATGGTATTGTTTCCTTCAATATAGATAATATAAACCCCCACGACGTGGCCAAAATACTGGATGAAACTAGATCCATATGTGTTCGGAGTGGTTTTCACTGTGCAATACCTTCCATAAAACATATCGGGGCTTACGAGTTGGATGGAACAGTCCGGGCATCTATGCATTATTACAATACTCTGGAGGAAATAGATGCATTGGTGGACACCATCAAAAAGATTTCTAAATTGGGGGATAACTAG
- the cfbA gene encoding sirohydrochlorin nickelochelatase: MATNSNSNSKVGIVLVGHGSRLPYGKDVLSQLAEIYRQESDNPVEIGFMNMNKPSIPSSINKLAEMGVEKIVVTPVFLAPGVHTTEDIPRILGLKNNGDESHEHHHEHGHGHSHDHGETEQIHFQGKIIYTDPLGPDPKIVSIIKDRVNEAL, translated from the coding sequence ATGGCTACAAATTCAAACTCAAACAGTAAAGTGGGAATTGTGCTGGTTGGTCACGGCAGCCGATTACCCTATGGTAAAGACGTTCTCAGCCAGTTAGCAGAGATTTACAGGCAGGAAAGTGATAATCCAGTGGAAATAGGATTCATGAATATGAACAAACCATCCATTCCCTCCTCCATAAATAAACTGGCCGAGATGGGAGTGGAAAAGATTGTGGTAACCCCGGTTTTCCTGGCACCTGGAGTGCACACCACCGAGGACATTCCCCGCATTTTAGGATTGAAAAACAATGGGGATGAATCCCATGAACACCACCACGAGCATGGGCATGGCCACAGCCACGACCACGGGGAAACTGAACAGATCCACTTCCAGGGGAAAATAATATACACTGACCCTCTGGGCCCTGATCCCAAAATAGTTTCCATAATAAAAGATAGGGTTAATGAAGCCCTTTAA
- a CDS encoding HemK2/MTQ2 family protein methyltransferase: MLDYKGIQYQTHPEVYEPAEDTFLFAENLQVKRRDRVLEIGTGTGIIALIVSRKCRTVTATDVNPHAINCALKNIINNKTYNVELKRGNLFEPVQDEKYDLVLFNTPYLPTSEEERVEDELEAAWDGGEDGRKIIDQFLELLPHHLNPEGRVQLVQSSLSNIDKTLEKLRELGMEASVTAREKCFFEEVVVITGKLEST, encoded by the coding sequence ATGTTAGATTATAAGGGAATCCAATATCAAACCCATCCCGAAGTTTACGAACCTGCCGAAGATACCTTTCTCTTTGCTGAAAATCTCCAGGTTAAAAGACGAGACCGTGTTCTGGAGATTGGAACCGGAACCGGTATCATCGCCCTAATCGTCTCCCGGAAGTGCCGTACAGTGACTGCCACCGATGTGAACCCCCATGCCATTAACTGTGCCCTAAAAAATATCATTAACAACAAGACCTACAACGTTGAACTGAAAAGGGGTAACCTATTTGAACCGGTACAGGATGAAAAATACGACCTTGTCTTATTCAACACTCCCTACCTCCCCACTTCCGAAGAAGAAAGGGTTGAAGATGAATTGGAAGCAGCATGGGATGGTGGCGAAGATGGTAGGAAAATTATTGACCAGTTCTTAGAACTTTTACCCCATCACCTCAACCCTGAGGGAAGGGTGCAACTGGTACAATCTTCCCTATCAAATATTGACAAAACTCTAGAAAAACTAAGGGAATTGGGTATGGAGGCATCAGTCACTGCCCGCGAAAAGTGTTTCTTTGAAGAAGTGGTGGTTATAACCGGGAAACTGGAATCAACCTGA
- a CDS encoding glycosyltransferase — protein MSWIVLLFVLFIASVKTRSSKKPMTVSVILPAYNEEKTVASVIKTVQALNYIDEIIVVNDGSLDATEKMAKEGGATVISHTKNRGKGAAIKTGFKNSKGDVVVFLDADLQKLNPQQVDKMIRPILNDEADVTKTKFKREAGRVTELTAKPLLSFFFPEIKFEQPLSGQFAARRSFLSNINLEDDYGVDVGIVLDADVMGARVKEVDIGNITHSMSSLHELNIVATEVVRTIVDRANSYGRITMIDTLGKSIRMGVLGLSLTTLGFFFVFFIRIRPSYLALYIGLAIIIIGIIIAAYYVIKIIRASIKTILRPDDKSRNLKSFFYMHSPLIVSALIMFAVLFTMLGSVHVDEGKISIEPAARNVIFWKQPMENQTIDVRGPYTVDSALENEFSIIRMPQDALNTLELGYGDTITINGETYTLNQTIPGEDSILRIPYDARNALGINIRDVIRDTDLRNYFQDLYAQKNLPLTTANMTVTEGLIVKNTLSDAKVINLYLNNEKVGTTTGILKDGSYKIYVNGYLYKTIQINNSSAQKTFLVTKGNNVVKIEIAGDAKSSAELPTSNSGILFNFKFNS, from the coding sequence GTGTCTTGGATTGTTCTATTATTTGTACTGTTCATTGCTTCGGTGAAAACCAGAAGCTCAAAAAAACCAATGACTGTTTCAGTCATATTGCCCGCTTACAACGAAGAAAAAACTGTTGCTAGCGTGATAAAAACTGTACAGGCATTGAACTACATTGATGAAATAATTGTAGTCAACGACGGATCCCTGGATGCCACTGAAAAAATGGCAAAAGAGGGTGGGGCTACAGTCATAAGCCACACCAAAAACCGGGGTAAAGGTGCCGCCATTAAAACTGGTTTTAAAAATTCTAAGGGTGATGTAGTTGTATTTTTGGATGCCGACCTCCAGAAACTGAACCCTCAACAGGTAGATAAGATGATCCGGCCCATCCTGAATGATGAAGCCGACGTCACCAAAACCAAATTCAAAAGGGAAGCCGGAAGAGTAACTGAACTAACAGCAAAACCATTGTTAAGCTTTTTCTTCCCTGAGATCAAGTTTGAACAACCCCTTAGTGGCCAGTTTGCCGCTAGAAGATCCTTCCTCAGTAACATAAATCTGGAAGATGACTACGGAGTAGATGTGGGGATTGTCCTGGACGCCGATGTAATGGGTGCCCGGGTTAAAGAAGTGGACATCGGTAACATTACTCACTCCATGTCCTCCCTGCACGAACTGAACATAGTGGCCACTGAAGTGGTACGTACCATTGTGGACCGTGCCAACAGCTACGGTAGAATAACCATGATCGACACCCTGGGAAAATCCATTAGAATGGGTGTCCTAGGACTTTCACTTACCACTCTAGGATTCTTTTTCGTCTTTTTCATACGAATACGCCCTTCCTACCTTGCCCTGTATATAGGGCTGGCTATAATCATAATAGGGATTATAATTGCCGCGTATTACGTTATCAAAATTATCAGAGCGTCGATTAAAACCATTTTGAGGCCGGATGATAAGTCCCGGAATCTGAAATCCTTTTTCTACATGCATTCCCCCCTCATTGTCTCGGCACTCATAATGTTTGCCGTCTTATTCACCATGCTGGGCTCGGTGCACGTGGACGAGGGTAAAATATCCATTGAACCTGCTGCCAGAAACGTTATATTCTGGAAGCAACCGATGGAAAATCAGACCATTGATGTTAGGGGCCCTTACACCGTGGACAGTGCCCTGGAGAATGAGTTTTCTATTATTAGAATGCCGCAGGATGCTCTGAATACATTGGAGTTGGGGTATGGAGATACGATTACCATCAATGGGGAGACGTATACCTTGAATCAGACTATTCCCGGAGAGGATAGCATACTGAGAATTCCCTATGACGCTCGAAACGCCCTGGGGATTAACATTAGGGATGTTATTAGGGATACCGATCTGCGCAATTACTTCCAGGATCTTTATGCCCAGAAGAACCTTCCTCTAACCACCGCCAATATGACGGTGACCGAGGGCCTTATAGTTAAAAACACGTTAAGCGATGCTAAAGTGATCAACCTGTACCTTAACAATGAAAAAGTAGGCACAACTACGGGGATACTCAAAGATGGGTCTTACAAGATCTACGTGAATGGTTATCTTTACAAAACCATCCAGATCAATAACAGCAGTGCCCAGAAGACATTCCTGGTGACTAAAGGCAACAACGTGGTGAAGATCGAGATTGCGGGAGATGCCAAGTCCAGTGCAGAACTCCCCACCTCCAATAGTGGAATTTTATTCAACTTCAAGTTCAACAGTTGA
- a CDS encoding carboxymuconolactone decarboxylase family protein: MEKNSGENKNPFQIFQEEFPDLSGSFNELVDAQRSLPGMDPKTKQLVNIAIQTANRNSIGVKMHSTMAKSQGASREEILEAVVMNLHLSGLASVLDCLPAAIEGLESAEIVK; the protein is encoded by the coding sequence ATGGAGAAAAATAGTGGAGAAAATAAAAATCCTTTTCAAATATTTCAGGAAGAATTCCCAGATCTATCCGGTAGTTTCAATGAACTGGTGGACGCACAACGTTCTCTTCCAGGAATGGACCCTAAAACCAAACAACTGGTGAACATCGCTATTCAGACTGCCAACCGCAACTCTATAGGAGTTAAAATGCATTCAACCATGGCTAAAAGTCAGGGAGCTTCTCGAGAAGAAATATTGGAAGCTGTAGTTATGAACCTCCATCTTTCCGGTCTTGCATCAGTGTTGGATTGCCTTCCAGCTGCAATTGAAGGTTTAGAATCCGCAGAAATTGTTAAATAG
- the thiL gene encoding thiamine-phosphate kinase, which yields MSSKDLKPEENLKISSIGEKKLIKRLLSRSLSLQPNSPFFDEFSFKSLSDDAALIDLGDKYLVVTSDLLLESAHFPSDMSPYEKGVKVVTVNVSDLATMGAQPLGFILSWGLPADLPLTDFDGIMEGVLQSCQEHGMGLIGGDTNQSNELILSGTCLGMVDKEQVLLKEGARPNDVVAVTGPLGVAAAGLEFLLSPPTLKEDLIKHLKPSTQKLIIDHALRPHARLKEGIMLANTGRVTSATDITDGLASEVGELVEASPTNVGITLFEDSIPIIPEVEEAAAALDQDPLDLALYYGEDFELLLTVPPEDFTHLKEQVELHEVGVVTSSGCMEIIDKAGKTKILESKGYQHLA from the coding sequence ATGTCTTCTAAAGATCTTAAACCTGAGGAAAATCTTAAAATATCCAGTATTGGTGAGAAAAAGCTAATCAAAAGACTTCTATCCCGGAGTCTTTCTCTCCAACCAAATTCTCCTTTTTTTGATGAATTTTCTTTTAAAAGTCTCAGTGATGATGCGGCACTCATAGACCTGGGTGATAAATATTTAGTAGTTACATCTGATCTTTTATTGGAATCAGCTCATTTTCCATCTGATATGAGTCCATACGAGAAGGGTGTGAAGGTGGTGACAGTTAATGTTAGTGACCTGGCCACTATGGGAGCCCAACCCCTGGGTTTCATACTGTCTTGGGGACTACCCGCAGATCTTCCCCTTACTGACTTTGATGGGATAATGGAAGGTGTGCTCCAATCCTGCCAGGAACACGGAATGGGACTCATTGGTGGCGACACCAACCAATCTAATGAATTAATTCTTAGTGGAACCTGTTTAGGAATGGTGGATAAAGAACAAGTACTTTTAAAGGAGGGAGCCCGTCCCAACGATGTGGTAGCAGTAACCGGTCCCCTGGGCGTTGCTGCAGCAGGATTGGAATTTCTACTATCACCCCCCACTTTAAAGGAAGATCTAATAAAGCATCTTAAACCATCCACCCAGAAACTAATCATAGATCATGCTCTAAGGCCACATGCACGCTTAAAAGAGGGTATTATGCTGGCAAACACCGGGAGAGTGACCTCGGCCACCGATATTACGGATGGTCTGGCCAGTGAAGTAGGCGAACTGGTGGAAGCCTCCCCCACTAATGTAGGGATAACCCTTTTTGAGGATTCCATTCCCATCATACCCGAGGTGGAAGAGGCTGCTGCTGCACTAGACCAAGACCCCCTGGATCTAGCCCTTTATTATGGCGAGGACTTTGAACTCCTTTTAACTGTGCCTCCAGAGGATTTCACACATTTAAAAGAACAGGTGGAACTTCATGAGGTGGGAGTGGTTACCAGTTCCGGGTGTATGGAAATAATTGATAAAGCTGGAAAAACAAAAATATTAGAGTCAAAAGGTTACCAGCACTTAGCGTAA